Below is a window of Streptomyces genisteinicus DNA.
ATGCCCCGGCGTGCGCCGGGGCGCGCTGACTCCTGTGTCGCTCAACGTCGGTCGGAAGGGCCTTGAATGAACAGTTCCGTCACCATCGACCTCGTCACCCACGACCACGGATGCGCCGTCCTCGTCGTGCGGGGCGAGCTCGATCTCCAGACCGCCCCCGTGCTGTACCGGCGGGGACTGGACGCCGTCGGCGAGGGCACCGCGCTCGTCCTCGACCTGAGCGGGGTCGGGTTCTGCGACTCCTCCGGGTTCAACGCGCTCCTCAGGCTGTACCGGCGCGCGGTCCTGGACGGGGGCGGGGCCTTCGCGCTGGTCTCCCCGCCGGAGCAGATCAGCCGGCTGCTCCCGCTCACCGGGGGAGAGGCGTCGATACCCGTCCACCCGAGCCTGGAGCGGGCCTGCCAGCACGTCACGGCGGCGCCGGACGCCCGGGCGGCATGAACCGGCCGGTCCCGCAACGCCCGTGCCGGGCGCGCGGACCCGGATGACGCCTGTTCCCACGGCACCCGCCGGACCCGACCGACGGTCCGGCGGGTGCCGTTGTTGTGGGGGCGTGGCGTGGCGGGGACCGCGGCCGGAGCGACCCGGTCCGCCTGACCCGGCGGATGGCGGGTAGACGCACGTCATGATCACAGACCTCTCTCCCGCAGTCGCGTCCGCCGCGTCCACGTCGCTCGCGGCGGGCGGGTCCTCGTCGATCCTCCTCATCGTCATCGGCGTGGCCGTCGTCGCCCTTCTGCTCGGCGCGTTCTGGCTCGGCAGCCGCCGCGCCTCCCAGCGCAAGGATCCGGCCCCGCGCCCCGCCCCGAGCGACCAGACCGGCCCCGCGGCCGCCCGGCAGGACTCCTGGCGCACCCCGGACGCCGACGACCGCCCGTGATCCCGCGAGGCCCGGGGCGGCGTCCGCGGGCCCGAACGGTCCGGTCCGGCGCCTGAGCGGTGACGGTCGGCCCGCCGGCCGGACGGGACGGCTCGGGGACCGGGAGCACGGCGCGGTGCCCGGGCGGGCCGTGCCCGCCGGGCCCGGTAACAAGGCCGCGCTCCCGGCCCCGGGGACGGCAACTCCCGCGCCCGCGACGGCGCGACGGTTGACATCACACGGCCCTCGACCGGCTCCGGCAGCGGCCCGCCGCACGGCGGAGACACTCCGGGCCGGTCCCGGCGGGTTGCCCGAGCCCCGGCGGCGCCCTACAGGCTCGCCCGGAGCCAGCGGTCGAGGCCCGCGACGGCGAGGGCTGCGAGGACCACCTGGGCCAGGAACTCCAGCCAGTCGCCGCCCGCACCGTCACCCACTCCGGCGACCGCCGCCAGCAGCGAGCCGACGAGGGCGGCGGCGACTCCGGCGACGATCGTCCACAGCACTCCGATGTGCTGGTGGCCAGGGAGGAACAGCCTCCCCAGCACGCCGGCCGCGGTTCCGGCGACCAGCGCGCTGAGCACTCCCGACACATCCATGACGGCTCCTCGTCGGACGGAATCTCCGCTGTCGGCTACCCCCGCCCGCCCGCCGGACGCCTGCGCGGCGCGGCCCGATCGCCGGGGCGGCGGTCGGGCTCCGCCGACCGGACCGTCGTCGGGCGGCAGGGCGGCAGGGCGGCAGGGCGGGCAGGGCGGTACGGCGACCTGCGCCGCGTGTGCACCGGCCCGGAGCCCGGGTGCCGGACCGGTCGTCGGCGGCTCACCGCTCCCGGGCGGGCCGGGCCGGCGCCCCGGCGGCTCACACCTCCGGGGCGCCCGTCTCCGTCAACTCGCCGTCGGCCAGCCGCAGCCGGCGGTTCACGCCGATCTCGCGAAGGAACCGCTCGTCGTGGCTGACCACGACGAACGCGCCGCGGTAGGAGCCGAGCGCGCTCTCCAGCTGGCCCTGCCCGAGCAGGTCGAGGTTGTTCGTCGGCTCGTCCAGCAGCAGCAGATGGGGC
It encodes the following:
- a CDS encoding STAS domain-containing protein, giving the protein MNSSVTIDLVTHDHGCAVLVVRGELDLQTAPVLYRRGLDAVGEGTALVLDLSGVGFCDSSGFNALLRLYRRAVLDGGGAFALVSPPEQISRLLPLTGGEASIPVHPSLERACQHVTAAPDARAA
- a CDS encoding DUF6479 family protein, with the protein product MITDLSPAVASAASTSLAAGGSSSILLIVIGVAVVALLLGAFWLGSRRASQRKDPAPRPAPSDQTGPAAARQDSWRTPDADDRP
- a CDS encoding GlsB/YeaQ/YmgE family stress response membrane protein, yielding MDVSGVLSALVAGTAAGVLGRLFLPGHQHIGVLWTIVAGVAAALVGSLLAAVAGVGDGAGGDWLEFLAQVVLAALAVAGLDRWLRASL